From the Juglans microcarpa x Juglans regia isolate MS1-56 chromosome 3D, Jm3101_v1.0, whole genome shotgun sequence genome, the window TTgttcttaaaaatgaaatttataaaataaggaaaattatttgtacaTTCTTATAGTGACCCGCAAGCCGTCccgtattaattatatatactctCTTTGAAAAAGTGAAGAAATTTGAGATCTTGCAtatgaacaaaaaatatatttttcaatagtgaGTCCcgcttttttttataataagaaagCGTAGAACTTACGCATCTTGCAACTTTAATTATTTAGTAATATTACTCAAAAATAGGATATGTTTTagatcatttttattataaagggaatagattaaaatatctcatttttataCTAAATCGATACTATTTATTTCCTTTAAATCGATAAAATTTGTTGTTGAAAAACTAGCACTGCACTCAGTTTTCCTGACGTCAATGGAGCCATATTCGATCGAGATTAGAAATTAAAAGCTtggattatattttgtgttggcaGACACCCACTTCTCCTACGGCCATATAGGTTGTATAAAATGTGGAGACCATGGACTGATCATTTCAGTCACTTTATTTAGTACGTATATGGACTCGATCAAGAGACTGAATAgatgtataattaatttaaaatatgatcaaTATCTATATACCTGATGATATACTTCGTGGCCGTATTTAATGCACAGTATTTAGACATTATAAATAGCTTGAGGAGATTAAAATCAACATTTACTCATCATGGCCATGAgtactttaaattaattaacctTCAAGCTAGAGGAGAATATAAATAGTTGATTAATATTTGATATTCTTGATGATCTCTCCAGTGTTATTTACATCATGAAGCACCTTATAATTGCTTTCAATGGATGCATATACaagatttaattataaatatttaatttgagaCCAAAAAACTTAATTCCGTGAATTATTCGACATGCATGCATAATATGGTTGGCTTGATATATAGATCATCAATAAGCATATATAATAGATgtcatgtatgtatgtgtgtcaGTGACGATCTGCATGTCATGTGCgtctctgagagagagagagagagagagagagagagaccacactagctagctagtgctgaaataaatgaagaagaagagaaacaagGCAGATGGAAAAAGAACCGGTGAGAAACACAAGGCCACAAGCACCAGAGGCTAAAGCCATAAGCTCTATAGACTGTGAGAACATGGCATCCCGCTTATATCTATGATCATAACCAGCCCCATAGCACCACTCTCTTTTCAAGAGCTGCTGAGtagcagtagtactagtactgcaTGTGAGTGATCTCGTCTCCTTTCTCTTCAGTTCTTCTATTCTGTCTCTGAGAATATTCAGGTTGCCGTCCACAATGTTTgctgcatttatatatataatcaaattataacaattatatattgAAAGTTCGATGATCTATAATCGATCGAAGTAATAGTACTACTACTTGTAGCTGTACTTAATTAGAACTTAATTCTCTTAATTCCATGTGGGAAAGAGTACTAGGTAGCTAGTACTAATATAATTGCTTTGATCAtcacatgatgcatgcatggcatgatcatgtatatgaaaattaaataccTCTGTCCTTGAAGCTTTGAGATCTCACTTGGGGGTAGTACTGGAATAACTTATGATTGCAAATAGGTTGGCTTGAGCTGCAAAACGATAATTGGAAGGTGGAAGGCATCATGTGAGTGAGTTGATGGCCGAGAAGCTTGCTAGCTGCATGCTCCGGTCTAATATCTTTCATGTATTTATACCCAACATTTCTGATCTGAAGCATATCATCACGCTCCCTCTTGAGTACTGAGATGGCATTTGGATCTTTGGATGGATCAATACTAAAGCTAGCTTTTTAATtagcttaattaatttatttatttactatatatattggtaaatatatatataattattatatgcatATTGTTAATTTCGGTTCCATTTGATAaagctatttatatatatatatatatttttcttctaaatagtttattataaatgaataaatagaagTTCCTAACCACTAATTTAGGATCTATTTAATTCAGATACATGAGGAGTTTGTACGTACAACAGGTTGTAAATAAATTGGAAGAAAGATGTTGCTCTATTTCAGATCGATTTCACATCATGCCATAGCCTACCTAGCCGCGCGGCCAATTAGATTTGTAGAAAACAATTTACTAACCAGTCTTCCTATATATGtgtacgtatgtatgtatgtatggatatgtatatatatcggtgatgggtatatatatatatatatatatatatatatatatatatataatagctaggttacattttataattagcttcgtaaatatatatatatatatatataatatgcgtCTCACATGCACATGTACATGCAGTACCCAAGATAAATGATCATGAGGTATTCGAACCATGCAATGCAAATTAATGATCagcattattattaatattctaaacaaatattttgttttcttcaataaaAATTGATCATCCTTTGGAAACATATGTGTGGCCATgatcaaaagtaatattaatgTTGGTATACCATCTTTTTGGCAAAGAAGGAACCGCCAATTAAATTAGCATGCCCATTCACAACTTATAATAAATTGGAGTCTTTGAAGCCATGCACACCCGCTCTGATCACGAGGAatcaaagaaattaatgaaaagaaatcAAGTATATGAGTTTTGGGTATAAGTTCATGGAAGAATTATGATGAGATGACATGCATGGATCAGAATAATAAGGTGGGATACCATGAAAATTTGATTACCATAATATGTAAGGGAAATGTGACAACTGACCTTTGCAGAAACATTAATTTGATACATATCATACAACAGGACATGATCATGAACAGATGGCACATAATCTAGGGTTTTTATCCTTAAAATACTCATCCAAATTATACAGTCCCACCACGTAGCCCTTTACAAAGCAAAGAATCCCTGTGATCTTATTGCTGCTCCTTTTGCTAATACAATATTTGTATATtgc encodes:
- the LOC121254045 gene encoding uncharacterized protein LOC121254045, whose amino-acid sequence is MMPSTFQLSFCSSSQPICNHKLFQYYPQVRSQSFKDRANIVDGNLNILRDRIEELKRKETRSLTCSTSTTATQQLLKREWCYGAGYDHRYKRDAMFSQSIELMALASGACGLVFLTGSFSICLVSLLLHLFQH